AGACCGTCGCCTCGACGTCCGCGGCGTACGACGAGACGGCGCCGACGTGGTCGGGGTGAGTGTGGGTGACCAGGACGTGGTCGACCCCGCGCTCGCGAACGGTTCGGTCGAGGTCGGGCGTTCGGCCGGCCGGATCGACGAGGATAGCCGGGTCCTCGCCGACGACGTAGGTGTTCGTGTGGCCGCCGGGCGCCCGCGTCGAGACCGGGATCTGGTGGCGCGTGATCGTCATCGCTTCACGGTTGTTGCTCGGAGGTGCTGAAAATGGCGGTGTCGGCGAGCGACACCGGAAGTATGGCAGGGTGCAGTCGTCAGTGCGTACGCGTGCAGTTCGCGATCAGTGGTTGAGGTAGTAGACCTGCTTGCGCGCGTCGCGGAAACTGTATCGCGAGTCCACCAGGTCGACTTCCTCGAGACGGTTGAGCGCGTACCGGACGGTCCGGTCGGGCAGGAGCGATTCGTCGGCGAGTTGTCCCTGCGAGAGCGGGGAATCGGATTCGAGGACCTT
This region of Natronosalvus halobius genomic DNA includes:
- a CDS encoding helix-turn-helix domain-containing protein encodes the protein MSMSTADDHAVAAEEVLSEAEYRDRLRDLPPSAKLVAKVLESDSPLSQGQLADESLLPDRTVRYALNRLEEVDLVDSRYSFRDARKQVYYLNH